One genomic segment of Sphaerodactylus townsendi isolate TG3544 linkage group LG07, MPM_Stown_v2.3, whole genome shotgun sequence includes these proteins:
- the LRRC70 gene encoding leucine-rich repeat-containing protein 70 has product MIGRITVQEMGRLHHFGLFRHILNCLLLLLIQEEMLCCPSVCQYCTGRQADCHNSGLSSVPKNFSQSTVFLYLSGNNITCINPNELIGLHHLAVLHLDHSGILNVHPKAFSECQKLQYLHMYKNRIKHLDPGTFEGLPNLRSLYLQNNEIAFVPRGLFGDLTSVQYLMLQSNRISILGSDTFLGMINLRILNLANNKISRISTSVFHHLDSLTYLYLDGNNLTCVPSNAFVALSNLVKLSLSHNPIGSIPPFAFKGLNKLKYLSLKRASINIIEANGFGGLNHLKMLILSSNNLENVNSSTFALLSNLMFLQLDRNKIINIAVDAFAKMGSSLKMLNLAFNNLTDIQPGLLRPLVSLTHLQAKYNSWNCSCRLLGLITWLASSSVSVNIHCQYPSNLHRRHLNYIKRGLFPRCFNRSTSPETLKNIKPTGIHQNTTTLLMAWNKNSSSSTVYKHLKNIDTEIVTLWTEIPTTSASQHLHKERSAGKLRLAATVFSLLTMKIPAQIIPVNFTLEENRSLPPETDSESFKTSLICTQQVEKLTRAFDILLTFFILACAVIVFLIYKMIQFRQKLKMQESSDSGIEYYGFYQAGRYHVTDPLQSVPQNPLGSSELDNIQPPKTTVVESQAQVILFEHSSL; this is encoded by the coding sequence ATGATTGGGAGAatcacagtccaggaaatgggTCGACTTCACCACTTTGGATTGTTTCGGCATATTCTTAACTGTCTTCTTTTGCTGCTCATCCAGGAGGAAATGCTTTGTTGTCCTTCTGTTTGCCAGTACTGTACAGGCAGACAAGCTGACTGCCATAATTCTGGCCTTTCTTCTGTTCCAAAGAATTTCTCCCAAAGTACTGTATTCCTATATCTAAGTGGGAATAATATAACTTGTATAAATCCTAATGAACTGATTGGGCTTCATCATCTTGCCGTTCTACACTTGGATCATTCTGGAATTTTAAACGTACATCCAAAAGCATTTTCTGAATGTCAGAAACTGCAGTACCTACATATGTATAAGAATCGGATTAAGCATTTGGATCCTGGGACATTTGAAGGACTTCCAAATCTTCGTTCTTTATACCTACAAAATAACGAAATTGCGTTTGTTCCTAGAGGATTATTTGGTGATCTCACTTCAGTACAGTACCTAATGCTTCAAAGCAATCGCATCAGCATCCTGGGTAGCGACACTTTCCTTGGAATGATTAATCTTCGGATTCTTAACCTAGCCAACAATAAAATTTCACGGATATCAACTTCAGTGTTTCATCACCTTGACAGCCTTACGTATTTGTACCTTGATGGTAACAATTTAACGTGTGTGCCGTCAAATGCTTTTGTAGCACTGAGCAATCTTGTAAAACTTTCCTTGTCACATAACCCTATTGGATCAATACCTCCTTTTGCATTTAAAGGGCTTAACAAGCTCAAATACCTCTCCTTAAAAAGAGCCAGCATAAACATAATTGAGGCAAATGGATTTGGGGGGTTAAATCatcttaaaatgttaattttgagCAGTAATAATTTAGAGAATGTCAATTCCAGTACCTTTGCATTGTTGAGTAATTTAATGTTTTTGCAActtgacagaaataaaataatcaaTATTGCAGTTGATGCATTTGCAAAAATGGGGTCATCTTTGAAGATGCTGAATCTGGCATTTAATAATCTTACAGATATTCAGCCAGGACTGCTCCGGCCTTTGGTTTCATTAACTCACTTACAAGCAAAGTACAATAGTTGGAATTGTAGTTGCAGATTACTTGGACTAATTACTTGGCTAGCGTCATCTTCAGTCTCTGTAAATATTCATTGCCAATATCCTTCCAATTTGCATAGAAGACATTTGAATTACATTAAAAGGGGTTTGTTTCCACGCTGTTTCAACCGTTCAACTTCACCAGAAACACTCAAGAATATCAAACCAACAGGTATCCATCAGAACACCACTACTTTATTGATGGCATGGAATAAAAACTCCTCAAGCAGTACAGTTTACAAACATTTAAAGAACATAGACACAGAAATAGTGACTTTATGGACAGAAATACCTACCACATCTGCTAGTCAGCATCTCCACAAAGAACGTTCGGCTGGGAagctcagactggcagctacAGTGTTTTCATTGTTAACTATGAAGATACCAGCACAAATTATACCTGTTAATTTTACCCTGGAAGAAAACAGATCATTGCCTCCAGAAACTGATTCTGAATCATTTAAAACCTCTCTAATCTGTACACAGCAAGTAGAGAAACTAACTCGGGCTTTTGACATTTTACTAACCTTTTTTATTTTGGCTTGCGCTGTTATTGTCTTTTTGATCTACAAAATGATTCAGTTTAGACAGAAACTCAAAATGCAAGAGAGCTCTGACAGTGGAATAGAATACTATGGTTTTTATCAGGCTGGTAGATACCACGTAACCGATCCACTTCAGTCTGTGCCACAGAATCCACTGGGAAGTTCAGAACTGGACAACATTCAGCCTCCTAAAACAACTGTAGTTGAAAGTCAAGCACAGGTCATCTTATTTGAACACTCATCTTTATAG